In the genome of Impatiens glandulifera chromosome 6, dImpGla2.1, whole genome shotgun sequence, the window tgatgtcaacggcttgaccatcatcatctttgtccagcttcacggaaggactcattggcgtagccgcttcggcacatgtatccatcccaaatctcttcagcagttcggctgtatatttcggttggcttataaagattccggcttccatctgcttaacctgaagtcctagaaagaagctcatttcccccatcatactcatttgaaatctatcagtcatcattttcgaaaatttgtcacataactttggatcggttgacccgaatatgatatcatcaacataaatttgaacaagtaaaatttgctcctttctttcaaatttaaagagggttttgtctactgaacctattgtaaatttgtgatcaaatagaaattgagtcaaagtatcataccaagctcttggagcttgtttcaaaccgtaaagggctttattcagccggtaaacgtgattttcatgttctggatttttaaaacctggaggttgattaacatacacctcttcatttactttaccgtttagaaaagcgctttttacatccatttgataaactttgaactttttgaaagctgcatatgctaaaaatattctgatggcctcaagtctagctacaggagcgaatgattcttcaaaatcaatgccttcttcctgcttatagccttgagccactaaccgggctttgttcctcgtaactaaaccgtcttcattgagtttatttctgaatacccatcgtgtgcctataaccggtttgtttttcggtctaggaactaggtaccagactttatttctctcaaactcgtttaattcctcttgcattgccaagatccaatctggatctgacagtgcttcatccacctttttcggctcaatttgtgatatgaaagcagagtttccatagtgatccaaattttgttgcctagttcggacgggtgaggatatgttacctattactagttcaagaggataatttttgttccttctgaggttaatccgagacgtgtctaccaagctttcggctggctgatcaaggttagactgatcggtaggttgaacatagtcagaccgaccgatttcttcagtggaaactgaagcgtcaactttctgcggtaaagcagcttgatcaggttgaatttcaacatcaaccgcttggtccttgacaaagcgtctaaaaaccggaacctcgtcttcatcatcagaatagatattgaaattttcaattctgttgtgaaggtcgaagggtaatgcagtgtttcgctcaactgattcatcgaaaacaacgtgtgcggtttctttaactgttaaagtcctagtattatatactctgtaggctttactcacagctgaatatcccaacattattccctcatcggatttagcatcaaaagcggtcaagtacttcttgccgttattgtgaacaaaacatttactaccaaaaattcgaaaataccgtacacttggaattttatcaaaataaatttcaaaaggagttttcgaaaaccgtttagtcactagagatcgattttgtgtgtagcaagcggtgttgatagcttcagcccaaaacttttgagcgatacccgaattggctatcattgaccttgcggcttccttgagagttcggtttcttctctcagccaggccgttttgttgaggagttctggcactagacaactcgtgcctaataccggaatcattaagaaaagtagttaaattactgttaataaactcagttcctctatcacttctaattttgtttactcgaatagatttttcattttgtattcttaaaatcagtttaatcaagtttgaagttgcttgattcttagaagctaggaaagtaacccaagtaaatttggagtaatcatcaataactaccatagtataatgcatgcctcctaaactcgttactttaaccggaccgaacaagtccatatgcaacagttctaaacatctttcagattgataatttcctttacttttaaaagatgatttcacttgttttcccatttgacatgcagcacatactttatcttttgaaaatttaacatttggaaaaccgtgaaccagttccttggaacagataaagttaatcgttttgaaattcaagtgatttaaccgtttatgccaaagccaatttggatcatttccggctatcatacacacaggtttttcgaaatcagttttccagttcactttgtaaatgtttcctatcctgTTACCGGTTAACAGAGTGTCATcgttttgatttttgactaaacatgagtttttatgaaattcaactttatagtccacatcacacatttggcttatgcttagtaaattaaagcttagtttttctactaatagcacattatttatggataattcaccatggacaatcttacccttgcccacggttttaccttttgaattatccccgaatgtgatgaatgctccggtttcgtacttgatgtcggtcagtagttccttgtttccggtcatgtgccttgagcatccactgtccaagtaccattcagaattctttaaccgattgctcctcctaacctgcaacaaacaattatttacaactttttggtacccacatttagttgggtccatggttgattagtccctttggaaTCCAGACTTTAATTAGTCGGATTACTTTCCCGGttgttgttttgataatatttggcttaacttcttggccgttgctcaagaatgccttatgtgttgatgggcttctttgatgtcggtttttattattatttttatttggtttccggttggctttccttctctcaggatgaagccatttttcagattcgttgggacctacatacttaagcgtttcttccggttttaggtcattttcggtttgtgagcttttgacaaattttataaatggaagattgtttttcgttagtttcatcccgttagattgttttgttttgttttgtttacttggatcataaccgataccatatctacatttcggatgtcgtttatagttacacatttgtttcactacttgacgtgatctctcccacgcagccgtgacgtacattgctcgttcatcggtttccattaccggttgaactgtcttctcgtcgtccgagaatagttcatccggttcatgtgttttgatctcatatgttttatcgttttcatcatttattagttcggttttaggttctacaggtGTTGGCATATatgcagatatatttctgaactcagcaaccatttggttgagtgcagatactagatcttctttagtaaactcatcagaagagaaatcaaatacctcttcgtcgtttgccatgaagcatgttactttctcttcaccatcttcattgtcggaatatgcccactcgcttccaccgtctgatgcaatgagagctttttggatctcctttccttcatcagcatgttgatcattatttcttcggtagtcgtttcgttggttattgttgtttccccgataattgtttccttgataattatttccatggtaccggttgccttgataattattcccttgatgatttccttgataatttccttccggttttctatcgtctcttcttgtttttctacactctgacctgaaatgtccaaaaccatcacaattatagcatcttttgtttgatttatctacatagttataattaaaatcattattagatggtggctggctcttcttcatgaatttcccgaatttctgggctagcatcgccatcacatcgtcggttatttgatcagtaTTTTTgtctggagccggtgcggttgatactggagccgccggttccaccgatgtgaccaaagctcttgttgcggttgatgtagatgtttcatcttcgatccgagaattgatctcgaattcgtaggctttcaagtcctcaaacacatcatgcaacttaatctgcccaagggtgctggactccctcatcaccatggtcttgatatcccacgtgcttggcagtgatcttagagctttgatgatcacttctcggttgtcatacttctttccgagtgtctgaagctcgcttactacgctggtgaaccggttgctaaattctttcatattttctcccggtttcatccttatgttttcgtacttctgcgtagccaccaagattttattctctttggttctttcgtttccctcgtggatctggataattgtttcccaggcttcctttgcatttttgcactctgatattttgttcaaagtgttgttatctatagctttatagatgtgcctcatgcaatggttgtccaggttgcttcttctccgatcttcactcgtccactggctttcctccttgttgatcttgatcggtcattctttcaggactcggctcatctcatcatctaatgttatcagatgtagatacatctgtttcttccaactgctaaatgcttcactgtttagcattggcggcttgtcgctgtgggtcatgtttcccaccatctttggttgtttgagtgctaagaacctcgctctgataccacttgttaggatcggggacgcccttggaggaccggggtgttttccggtttcggtgagggtggccgcttacacaacacacaacttggtgatagtccggttagagactaaaaccgttctcagcactgcacaacctgtcacagactcttgaaccgggttcaagggcggaaatgtctgtttcaggttgaagcaacgtttgcgactttagatgatgtttaagaaggagttggtttaatggaggtgagtgaccggttttagaagaacgattagtttgcggtttacgttTAGAAAGAGCGGGAAATGGAAGCgaatgaaagaacacgagacaaggaaatttgtttatggatgttcggagcaaaccctcctacgtcaccccttcttctcaggttatgagaaggatctccactaactctttagagttacaatcacacttccggtcgagcccaacttcgctactcgccggttacaccaaactcacactttgatgtaatacaattactcaatacaaacacacacaaagaacttccggttttaggcacacCGACTTTAGAATACAGGACTTTAtttctctagaatttaatgctttatgactttttgaatttatgatgctcacaactacaagtACCGAACTGCTCGTATTCAcaactgcattaaatgaagacgtttgatcttccttttatagttgaaagtagctaacgactactttcttctctctcttgcggattggttgatcgtcatcacgcctgtttgcagaaaggttgcttgcacgcttcaacttcctcaacacatggcattcatgcaggtgactctgagcatatgatgacataggcggttttcagattgatacacgtgtttaacatccgcttccggttgtcagcatcggatcaacaaagcatcattgctttcctcgcatgcttctgatcggatccgatcttcttttattctttcaagacacgtttcttccgtcatggtacgtcactcttgagatttgaatcttctgacttttgatctgtactttccggtttctgtgtcttgtgcattatgatccggttggagtgtgatcttttgttcttcgttaaccggttgcttgagagagtgaagccggttcctgtgatcttttgacttgatcacttgaggctggtttctttgaagtagtagcaaccggttatTGATGCAAGATTTCCGGTTCTggtttgttaagtacctgcacatgaaatttaacttctgtttagtttgtctggccggttccaaaattaatctacttaatttttctatcaaaaccATCTCAGTCACAcatttaaccactaatattcTTTTTCTCAATGGAAAACTCTCATTACTAATATTGTGATCACACACACTTTTACACGTCTCTTATCACTCGCCAAACCATTCAccaaaatctcaattgacctctctatcttgtgatctcacacttttagATGCCTCTTATCCATTGGTAAATTAACTGTTAATCTCAATTGATTTCTAATATCGCGACCTCacacttcggtcaatcaacatgtcattcacatatatttttaaccaccaatcacaatcgacctttAATATCGTAGTCTTGTGACCTCATGATCCTTTATTACCGGTCCCTTATCCCTTGGCAagccacatctcaatcacacttcaTAAGTCTCTTATccttcgacaaaccaaccatcaatttcaatcacactttcaaacgcctcttatccctcggtaaaccaatcaccaattccaatcatattttcacacgCATCTTATCTatcggcaaaccaaccaccaatatTAATCACTTTTTAAAACACCTATTTTACCTCCAaaaaccaaccacaaatctcaatcacattttcacatgtctcttatctctcaacaaaccaaccaccaatctcaatcgacctctaatcttgtaACCTCACGATCTTTTATTACCGACATCTTATTCCTCGATAAAgcacatcccaatcacactttcacGCGTCTCTTATCCCTTAGAAAATAAACCACCAATCTAAATCGATATTTaacctcgtgacctcacaccaattaaatatttgattcatattttttaaccactctcATTTGTTATCGGCCTATTATCTCTTAGAAAACCAAACTCTAATCACACttgattaaagggttgtacttgttttgttatgttgtaatTTTGAACcttacatatatcatttttaattttatttttaactgtttcaaATTTATGGGTAGATTAACTCAcgatccaacccaagtatccacttactctcacacacacacacacacacatatatatatatccaaactcTCGACCCtacaaacaaagaaaataagaattattatatatatagattagttagttaaatagtTGAACTTATTGTTAGGAATGTcgcacgttcatcaaatttgattttaaatataaaatataaaggcttattagcttaattggttaaagggttgtcatcttttgttaggttgcaaatttaaaacatacatataaaatttttaattttatttttaaccgttttaagtttatgggagagtcaacccacgatccgacccaaatatccatttactctcacatatatatcaaattaaccacaactctcgactcgacaaacaaagaaaattcaaattaaccattattatatatatatatattatacatatatatatatatatatatatataattaatgtgcCCACAAGGAGGTTAAGCACATaacccacaaacacacttaactatttaactagGCACAAACTTGTCGCTTGACGGGCTTGAACCCAGAACCTTTCAAGAAAGTTAGAGATATTCACCTCTTAttgtcgctaggctagaagaggggattatatatatatatatatatatatatatatatatatatattagttaaagaGTTGAACTTATGTTGTTAGGAATGTcgcacgttcatcaaatttagtgttgaatataaaatgtaaagtcttattagcttagttagttAGAGGgttataattgttttgttaggttgaaagttcgaaatatacatataacatttttaaatttatttgtaaccgttttcaagtttatgggcaggtcaagcTATGATCCgatccaaatattcatttactcttacatatatatccaaattaaccatagttctCGACCCGATAAAGATAAAactttgaacttatattgttaataatgtcgcacgttcattaaatttcgtgttgaatataaaatataaagtcttattaacttAGATGGTTacaaggttgtacttgtttttgttatgttacaagttcgaaacttacatatagtatttttaattttatgtttaaccgtttcaagtttatgtgcgggtcaactcacgatccgacccaaatatctattactatatatatatattcaaattaaccacaacccTCGACCCGTCAAatcaatcaaattcaaattaagcattatatatatattagttaattaaaaagttaaacttatatttttatgaatgtcgcacattaatcaaatttggtgttgaatatatataatataaagtcttattagcttagttggttaaagagttgtacttgttttgttatgttgcaagttcgaaacatacatataacatttttaattttatttttaacggttgcaaatcaaacaaattcaaattaagcattattatatatatatatattagttagttacaaaattaaacttatattgttaataatattgtatattcatcaaatttggtgttgaatataaaatataaagtcttattagcttagttggttaaaggttgtatttgttttgttaggttataagtatgaaatatatatagcatttttaattttttttaaccgtttcaattttatgggtgggtcaacccacgtTCCGGCCCAAATATACATTTACTTagacatacatacatacatatatatatatatatatccaaattaaccacaactttaaCTCGACAACCCaagcaaattcaaattaagcattattatatatattctataattaTTGACTCATCaagggataaaaataaaattacaaaaaattattttgaataaatgttgcattcattaaattcaaaataattaaaataaagatcaaatttaaaatttgaaccataaaaaataattatttttgagaaaatattatatttattgatcccaaaataattcaaataactttagaaaataaagcaaataattatttttgagaaaaatttcgtatccattaattttaaaataattaaaatttagggcttaaataaattaaataattatttggaaTAATATGGTATAGCCatttaaatccaaaaataattaaaattaaatctctaaaatacataaaataataaagaaaatagaaaaataaaattctatgacaaataattaattttatattttttacagataaataaatgaaaaaaatatataaaaaaagaaaaaaggaagGTCATAATTTGGCCCAAAATAAACAAGCTCTAGACCACGGGGAGCCTAGACGCACAACCAACTAGCCCAAATGGAACGTTAGCAGAAGGCTAACGCTCAAGGCCCGGGATGCCCAATATAGACATAACACAAACGGAATGTCCAGACCATGCCCAATACACGTTTGCGATCGACCTTGATATTATTTCTTGCAACAAATGATAAGAACAACCGTCTTTGTGAAAAATGGTCAATCCTCATCTTGGTCATTTCTCGACCAAATGATAAAGTTCAAAAAGTTgtgtgatcatttcccctagaTCGTATTACTCACCGAGAAGATGGAATTCAACCAAACAAGTAGACGACCATTATTGTTTTTTTGTCCAAAATTGAACCGAATTATATCACTTGTTTCTTGGTTGGCTATAAAAGGGATGCCCATATGAAGACGAAGAACCCAACCTCAAACCATCAATCATCTCTAACAACATCCGTCAttcaaatttatacattttttttttaaatttagaaaaccTTGTATAGAGTCTAAACCTTATTCTGGTTGATTAAAAAGTTTCAACAAGAGTTTAGAGTGTTTTCCAACATTGTTGTAATTTATGTTATgaacaaaatttgaaatttttatatttcagttaaTGTGTTCTTTAATAGATATTTCAATTTCTTGTTTTGAATTTGATCTTAAGGTTATTTATAAGTTTTCCATCAACATTAATTTGAATCAATCcgtgaaataaattaaaaatgtccaattttgattttaaaattttaaaatttgaattgttGTTTGTTGTATACTTAAGAATGATGACTCAATAATCAccctcaatattttttaaatgatgttgGAAGTGTTTTAAAACCAATTCGGAGAGATTTAATGCACATTTTTTAGAAATcaagttttctaaaaaaaaactattggatttcaaatttaaaatcaatctAAAGGCTAACCGAGTTGGTTtgaataaaatctttaaaacacaaatttcatttttccttTTTCAATCAAGGCTCTAACCATGCCTCTAGACGTTGAATGACTACCTAGAGCACGGTGAACAAGTTTCAAATGGGAAGACGAAGCTCCCCATATATTTGGTTTCGCGGCTAGAGCCTCCTAGCCGAAAACCAAAGTTTTGATTTTGGCAAAGTTGAAGATGGAGCCAACTCGCCCCTCTAAGCAGTCCAATCCGCGCTTCGCTTGATCTACCTACATGCCTCACTCCACGTTGACCAGAGTCCAGACCACATTGACCCCGGCCCAAACCACATTGACCCCGGCCCAAACCGGATCCAAGCCAACCCAGACATCTCTTGAAATGTGCCTGGCGAACCGACAGTGCACTCCGCGCCTGGTCCAAGGCCATCTTAGGCTtgcttgtttttatttattttaaatgtttttgatatttaaaaaaattcaaactatttttaaaaatctgaaaaatagTAAAtgtctttataatatttttagaacattaaatgttttcatttttttaattgatatttttcatgTACCATTTTCCACAATTTTTGACATTAATcgaataaattaatattcatttaatatttataaaaatgtcaaatttaaatatatatctaaaaaattaagaaaataattagataaataaaatgtgaaattcaATTTTCTATATAGTCAAAATCTTGTGATTTAAAGACTGTTTTTAAAGGACACCGATGATATAGTGTAAAAGTCCTTTTTGGAGTGTCACCAaacatcaaacaattttttttttaaattatgttctTACAggtaagaatttttatttatttaaaataatcaagtaaCGACACTAAAAATTAATAGGCTAaccctttaaaattaattttctacaaaatagttttaaatttatcacTTTAATCAAGTTTATCATTTCGGTTACTCgtctcttttaaaatatttgagtaaGGTATGAGATTTgattattggaaaaaaaatggtttacctaaaaattaggtaaaattaatttgaaattaatttttaattaatctgaaattaatttttaattaatcttttataagATGAAGAAAACACATCAAAATATCATCACATCACTGATCACACCAGCTTACAATAcatattatgttttataattttgtccttaattttcctatttttaatgtaattacaaggatgttttatttatttatttatttatttgtagtGAACCACAATCCATTGTTGTATTTTATGCactataaactttttttatccatcacttgtttaataaaataattttaccttcaaacaataaaacttgtcattgataataaaaatttaaatcacaaattcatcTTAGCTATGATAATTCCTTTGTGTGTATTGAGGCTCCTAAGCAAGTGCAACTATTGcaaatatgattaatttgttaGTATTAGGTTGTGTTTCCTTAGAGTTATAAGACCTgttataatacatattatatcCTATGTAAATTAGCATAATTGTTtggtgtgatttttttttatacaaatagaGTATTAACctatataaattttacatatttagaAGTATAAGTTATAAgcttttataaacaaataataataataatttatatatatatatatatatattattaattatataattcattaaataGTTTTAGTGGTACAAGTAAATACTTAGGAGAATAAAAATTAcaagtttaaaattttacttaaacGTCCTAACTTAAAGTCATAAGTTGAAGTTCTAGACCGAAACAAATTTATTCACGTATACAACTAAAAGTTCTATGTCGCCTTGTATTAACTTTTATTCGAATTtatataaagtctttttttttaaaaataaaattgtttgtgAAAAGcgatcttttttaattatttaaattaaattattaaaatatttttatttaaactttataaaaataaaatatattataattttaattaataaattgatgatgagaatattttttatgaaaagaatcataaaatatgaaaaataattaatgtttaattactATACTAatctcaaattttctttttctccaCTTTACAAGAAAAAGAACTCTACCAACTCTTATCAACCTACCTATAAATTCTGTTATTGTTCATCTTAATTTTTTACCCAAAAAAACTCCCTTCACAAGAAAAATAATCAGCCATGAGCATCAATACCAATTCTAGAATCAGAGCATGCGGGGCCTGCAAATTCTTAGGAAAGAGGTGCCTAGATGAGTGCATATTTGCACCTTATTTCGTTTCCGATGAAGGAACCGCAAATTTCGAGTCCGTTCATAAGATTTTTGGAGCCAACAACATTTCCAAGCTTCTAACCAATATCCCGATCGAAAAAAGAGCCAATATCGTTTTCACTATATGTTTGGAGGCTGAGGCTCGTCTCCGAGATCCTGTCTATGGTTGCATGTCTGAGATCTATGCTCTCCAAAATCAGGTACTTATTTATCTATgatttattatgaataaattaatcacgaaaactagaaaaaaaatcaaaacaattattatGTCAAATCttctacaaatatattttcacaattatttgttttatttatgtttggTTGTAGAgaaaaatggttttaaaatttatatgaacTGTTGGTTTTATTTATACTTGTGAAATAATTGTTtacttaatgatttttttaaaaaaaaattaattagattaattatcaTCTTATCATCTCATTTCTTGATAATAGaacatatatatactatattcaTTTGATATTATCTTTAACGTTGTTATATGTAATTTCTTTGACTTCACTTTTAgctattattataaaattttgattttatttgattctgTAATCTCATAAACGTcactttcataaatatattattaattaaagaaaaacttttcttaaaaaaaaccgTTTCAAAAATAAAAGGACACTTGacgacaaaataaaaaaaatatattttatattaaataatagtaaTGTTCAAATTTAAAAGTGAAGTCAAATTCTTTTAAGATAgttttctcacatatatattttatttttaagttaatatttaacttttacataaactaacatatataattaattagtattcaTACATTAACACAACTTTATATGGATA includes:
- the LOC124943890 gene encoding LOB domain-containing protein 18-like is translated as MSINTNSRIRACGACKFLGKRCLDECIFAPYFVSDEGTANFESVHKIFGANNISKLLTNIPIEKRANIVFTICLEAEARLRDPVYGCMSEIYALQNQIITLEAELSSMQAQVAMQQSPLYEFDPNLGSSQEAADQNTFAGAPVGGGDGEEFARVFPN